GGCTAGCTCGCGGGTGGGCACCAGCACCAGCGTGGAGGTGGTGCCGTGCTTGGCGTGCGAAATCTTATCAAGCAGCGGCACGAGGTAGGCGGCCGTTTTGCCGGTGCCGGTCTGGGCGCAGGCAATGAGGTCTTTGCCGGCCAAAATCTTCGGAATCGCCTGCTCCTGAATGGGCGTGGCGTTGAGGTAGTTCATGGCGTCCACGCCGGCCAGCAGGTCGTCGTGAAGATTAAAATCGTGGAAAGTCAACGGGTCAGCTAATGAGGTGAAAAATAGGGGCTGACCGTGCATTCCCGGGCCAGCAAACCGCTTGATTTAGAACAAAGGTAAGCCGGATAAGTGCCCCGCTTGCGCCTACCTTCGCCGGCATGGCCCTCGACCGCTTTTCCGCCCAGGCCGCGCACTACGCGCGCTACCGCATTGACTACCCGCCCGAACTCTACGCCTGGCTGTTGCCCCAAGTGCCCAACCGCCTGCGGGCCTGGGACTGCGCCACCGGCAACGGCCAGGTAGCGGCCGTGCTGGCCCAGTACTTTCGCGATGTAGAGGCTACGGACCTTAGTGCCAGCCAGCTAGCCGAAGCCCCCAAGCTGCCTAATGTGCATTATCAGGTGGCTACCGCCGAGCGCACGCCCTTCCCCGACGAGTATTTTGACCTCATCACGGTGGGCCAGGCCGTGCATTGGTTCGACCCCGAGGCCTATCACCGCGAGGTGCGGCGGGTGGCCGGCCCCGGCACCGTGCTGGCCGAGTGGGGCTATGGTCTGGGCCAGACGGCTAGCCCGGAGCTGAATGCACTCATCCGGCGCTTTCACGACGATACCGTGGGGCCGTACTG
The genomic region above belongs to Hymenobacter sp. BRD128 and contains:
- a CDS encoding class I SAM-dependent methyltransferase; the encoded protein is MALDRFSAQAAHYARYRIDYPPELYAWLLPQVPNRLRAWDCATGNGQVAAVLAQYFRDVEATDLSASQLAEAPKLPNVHYQVATAERTPFPDEYFDLITVGQAVHWFDPEAYHREVRRVAGPGTVLAEWGYGLGQTASPELNALIRRFHDDTVGPYWDANRWHVLDEYARLPFPFARVRRAHFEVRRQWSAAWYLDYLRTWSAVVNYARQHDGADAVRLVADELTQLWGADEREIVFPIFARAGVV